Proteins encoded in a region of the Scrofimicrobium sp. R131 genome:
- the aspS gene encoding aspartate--tRNA ligase, which translates to MLRTDTVGQLGLDRVGDTVTLTGWVDRRRDHGGVVFVDLRDASGVAQVVVRDESVAHELRNEYVLRVTGEVAKRPEGNENPDLPTGYIEVLGDRVEVLNSAAPLPFQVSTHEDAPTAGEEVRLKYRYLDLRRPAAQFPLRLRSKISRAAREVLYSHDFVEIETPTLTQSTPEGARDFLVPARLSPGSWYALPQSPQLFKQLLMVAGMERYFQIARCYRDEDFRADRQPEFTQLDIEMSFVEQDDVMRVAEDVLKAVWAEAGYELETPIARMPYLEAMERFGSDKPDLRFGYELTDLTEYFKDTSFRVFQAPYVGAVVMPGGASQPRRTFDKWQEWAKSRGAKGLAYITVKDDGTLAGPVAKNLSEAEAAGLADKVGANPGDCVFFAAGAPSASRALLGAARLEIAHRCNLIDEDAWAFVWIVDAPLFKPTSEAVDEGDVAVGEGAWTAVHHAFTSPKPEWADNFEQDPGHALASAYDIVCNGNEIGGGSIRIHRRDMQERVFKVMGIDQERAQEQFGFLLGAFQYGAPPHGGIAFGWDRIVSLLAHTESIRDAIAFPKSGGGFDPLTGAPAPITPEQRKEAGVDAKPKKSEPESDK; encoded by the coding sequence GTGCTACGGACTGACACAGTGGGCCAATTGGGATTGGATCGGGTGGGGGACACCGTCACCCTGACCGGTTGGGTTGATCGCCGGCGCGATCACGGTGGAGTTGTGTTCGTGGATCTGCGCGATGCCTCCGGCGTGGCGCAGGTGGTGGTTCGCGATGAAAGTGTCGCTCACGAGCTGCGAAACGAGTACGTGCTGCGGGTCACCGGGGAGGTGGCCAAGCGGCCCGAGGGCAACGAGAACCCAGACTTGCCGACCGGGTACATCGAGGTGTTGGGGGACCGGGTCGAGGTGTTGAACTCGGCGGCTCCCTTGCCTTTCCAGGTGTCCACGCACGAGGATGCCCCCACTGCCGGTGAGGAAGTTCGGCTCAAGTACCGCTACTTGGATCTGCGTCGCCCGGCGGCCCAGTTCCCCCTCCGACTGCGCTCAAAGATCAGCCGGGCCGCGCGGGAAGTGCTGTACAGCCACGACTTTGTGGAGATTGAAACCCCGACTTTGACCCAGTCCACCCCGGAAGGGGCGCGCGACTTCCTGGTGCCAGCTCGGCTGTCGCCGGGGTCGTGGTACGCGCTGCCGCAGTCGCCCCAGCTGTTCAAGCAGCTGCTGATGGTGGCCGGGATGGAGCGGTACTTCCAGATTGCCCGCTGCTACCGCGACGAGGACTTCCGCGCCGACCGTCAGCCTGAGTTCACCCAGCTGGACATCGAGATGAGCTTCGTCGAGCAGGACGACGTCATGCGGGTGGCCGAGGACGTCCTCAAAGCCGTGTGGGCAGAAGCCGGCTATGAACTGGAAACGCCGATCGCTCGGATGCCGTACTTGGAGGCGATGGAACGATTCGGTTCCGACAAGCCTGACCTGCGCTTTGGCTACGAGCTGACCGACCTGACCGAGTACTTCAAGGACACTTCGTTCCGCGTGTTCCAGGCCCCCTACGTGGGAGCCGTGGTGATGCCGGGTGGGGCGTCTCAGCCGCGGCGCACGTTTGACAAGTGGCAGGAATGGGCCAAGTCTCGCGGGGCCAAGGGCCTGGCGTACATCACCGTGAAGGACGACGGTACCCTGGCGGGACCGGTGGCCAAGAACCTGTCGGAAGCCGAGGCCGCGGGCCTGGCTGACAAGGTGGGCGCCAACCCCGGCGACTGTGTCTTCTTCGCTGCCGGGGCGCCGTCAGCCTCCCGCGCCCTGCTGGGAGCCGCCCGACTGGAGATTGCCCACCGCTGCAACCTGATCGATGAGGACGCGTGGGCGTTTGTCTGGATCGTCGATGCCCCGCTGTTCAAGCCCACGTCGGAAGCCGTGGACGAAGGAGACGTGGCCGTTGGAGAGGGCGCCTGGACCGCGGTTCACCACGCCTTCACTTCGCCCAAGCCCGAATGGGCGGATAACTTCGAACAGGACCCGGGCCACGCCTTGGCCTCTGCCTACGACATCGTCTGCAATGGCAACGAAATCGGTGGCGGTTCGATCCGTATCCATCGCCGGGATATGCAGGAGCGTGTCTTCAAGGTGATGGGCATCGATCAGGAACGGGCTCAGGAGCAGTTTGGGTTCCTTTTGGGCGCGTTCCAGTACGGTGCTCCGCCGCACGGCGGGATCGCCTTCGGGTGGGACCGGATTGTCTCCCTGCTGGCGCACACCGAGTCGATTCGAGACGCGATTGCGTTCCCGAAGTCGGGTGGCGGCTTTGATCCGCTGACCGGCGCCCCCGCACCGATCACTCCGGAGCAGCGGAAAGAAGCTGGAGTGGACGCGAAACCTAAGAAGTCCGAACCTGAATCTGACAAGTAG
- a CDS encoding DEAD/DEAH box helicase — translation MPHASLPVDPEQSEITTTFSDLGLGQQTLSILDRLGFVTPTPIQTAAIPVLSQGRDVVGIAQTGTGKTAAFGLPLLEAIDPHQREVQALILAPTRELALQTSQALEQFAAGRKIDVVAVYGGAPYGPQLHALRTGAQVVVGTPGRVIDLIEKKGALNLGAVRYFVLDEADEMLRMGFAEDVEQITGALPDSRLTALFSATMPAAIERVAKQHLQDPVRLEVSTAASTVDTIRQTYAVVPPRFRFEALTRVLAVRDGGATIVFVKTRQDAEEVSLDLAAQGFRAAGISGDVAQTDRERLVSRLRSGHLDVLVATDVAARGLDVERIGLVVNYDVPREREAYVHRIGRTGRAGRDGESLTFFGPRDRFQLRQIERLTGERMEEVHVPSRAEVTQVLAQRKLSSLAELPAGPTSDLLQQALNDQLATGVSLHELALRMLAELTGTTSAKASRPTHISEAVVDQDGYFLSAEFTGQGGKRERRSEPVSRGKGHPGRQDVDFQHRYRVEVGRKDGVTPGALVGAIAGEGGLTGADVGHINIFPSFSLVELAEGLSPSQVKRIGRATVRGRRLRISEDSGPTQRKTRFADRSKHKRR, via the coding sequence GTGCCCCACGCATCACTTCCGGTGGATCCGGAACAGTCTGAAATCACCACCACTTTTTCCGATCTAGGGCTGGGCCAGCAGACGCTCTCAATCCTCGATCGACTCGGGTTTGTCACTCCGACGCCTATTCAAACCGCCGCTATTCCGGTCCTCAGCCAGGGCCGGGACGTGGTCGGCATCGCCCAGACTGGCACCGGCAAGACCGCTGCATTCGGTTTGCCGCTTCTGGAAGCTATTGACCCGCACCAGCGGGAAGTGCAGGCGCTGATTCTGGCCCCCACTCGGGAGCTGGCGCTGCAGACCTCGCAGGCGCTGGAACAGTTTGCCGCGGGTAGGAAGATCGACGTAGTCGCCGTCTACGGCGGAGCACCCTACGGGCCGCAACTACACGCTCTTCGGACCGGCGCCCAAGTAGTGGTGGGCACCCCCGGTCGGGTAATCGACCTGATCGAAAAGAAGGGCGCCCTCAACCTGGGTGCGGTTCGCTACTTCGTCCTCGACGAGGCCGATGAGATGCTCCGGATGGGTTTTGCGGAGGACGTCGAACAGATCACCGGAGCACTGCCGGATTCGCGGCTGACCGCCCTGTTCTCCGCCACCATGCCGGCCGCGATCGAACGGGTCGCCAAGCAGCACCTGCAGGATCCCGTGCGTCTGGAAGTCTCCACGGCCGCCTCCACGGTGGACACGATTCGACAGACCTACGCGGTTGTTCCGCCTCGGTTCCGCTTTGAGGCCCTCACCCGGGTCCTAGCCGTGCGCGACGGCGGCGCGACCATCGTTTTCGTCAAGACGCGACAGGACGCCGAAGAAGTCTCGTTGGACCTGGCCGCACAGGGGTTCCGCGCCGCCGGCATCTCCGGCGACGTCGCCCAGACCGATCGGGAACGCCTCGTCTCCCGGCTTCGCTCAGGGCATCTCGACGTCCTGGTCGCCACCGACGTGGCCGCCCGAGGTTTGGACGTTGAGCGGATCGGCCTCGTGGTGAACTACGACGTACCCCGCGAACGCGAGGCCTACGTGCACCGGATTGGTCGGACCGGGCGCGCCGGGCGCGACGGCGAATCCCTCACCTTCTTCGGTCCCCGCGATCGGTTCCAGCTGCGCCAAATCGAGCGTCTCACCGGCGAACGGATGGAAGAGGTTCACGTGCCTTCGCGGGCCGAGGTGACCCAGGTCCTCGCCCAGCGCAAGCTCAGTTCTTTGGCTGAGCTGCCGGCAGGCCCCACCAGCGACCTGCTGCAGCAGGCCCTCAACGACCAGTTGGCCACCGGGGTTTCCCTGCACGAGCTGGCCCTGCGGATGCTCGCGGAACTAACCGGGACCACAAGCGCCAAGGCTTCTCGCCCGACCCACATTTCCGAGGCGGTAGTGGATCAGGACGGATACTTCCTTTCCGCCGAGTTCACCGGCCAGGGTGGCAAGCGCGAGCGTCGCAGCGAGCCGGTGAGTCGCGGCAAGGGTCACCCCGGACGCCAAGACGTCGACTTCCAGCATCGCTACCGGGTCGAGGTGGGCCGAAAAGACGGCGTCACCCCGGGAGCCCTGGTGGGGGCGATTGCAGGCGAAGGCGGACTGACCGGAGCGGACGTGGGACACATCAACATCTTCCCGTCCTTCTCGCTGGTCGAGTTGGCCGAAGGCCTCTCCCCCAGTCAGGTGAAGCGGATTGGTCGCGCAACCGTCCGTGGTCGCCGCCTTCGCATTAGCGAAGACTCGGGCCCCACCCAACGGAAGACCCGGTTCGCCGACCGGTCCAAGCACAAGCGCCGTTAG
- a CDS encoding MBL fold metallo-hydrolase: MAKLQIETLPTDLFDANCYLLFEDGSDQVVVVDPGLGAFLQVNQRLSELGKRVGAVLLTHGHPDHVWEAAQVAGLGGENTPTYIPGPDRDWLRDPLGQLGFDQLTELPTEWVEPERVEDAPTGSWEILPHIYLNLLPAPGHSRGSAVVLIGGQVVFDGQELQAPTAFSADVIFAGSVGRTDLPGGDETEMRESLRTLANALDPHTVLLPGHGPKTTWGQELESNPYVRRAAGLKH; this comes from the coding sequence ATGGCGAAGCTGCAAATCGAAACCCTGCCAACCGATCTGTTCGACGCGAACTGCTATCTGCTGTTTGAGGACGGCTCCGACCAGGTGGTCGTGGTTGATCCCGGGTTGGGCGCGTTCCTGCAGGTGAACCAGCGACTGTCCGAGCTGGGCAAACGGGTGGGAGCAGTCCTGCTGACTCACGGTCACCCGGATCACGTGTGGGAAGCCGCGCAGGTAGCGGGGCTGGGAGGCGAGAACACGCCCACGTATATTCCGGGTCCGGATCGAGACTGGCTGCGCGACCCCCTCGGCCAGCTCGGATTCGACCAACTGACCGAGCTCCCCACCGAATGGGTCGAGCCGGAGCGGGTGGAAGATGCTCCCACCGGCAGTTGGGAAATCCTGCCGCACATTTACCTGAACTTGCTGCCGGCTCCCGGACATTCCCGCGGATCGGCCGTGGTCCTGATTGGGGGCCAGGTGGTATTCGACGGGCAGGAACTGCAGGCGCCGACGGCGTTCTCCGCCGATGTCATTTTTGCCGGTTCCGTCGGTCGCACCGACCTGCCCGGGGGAGATGAAACCGAGATGCGCGAGAGTCTGCGGACACTGGCGAACGCGCTGGATCCGCACACGGTGCTGCTGCCCGGGCACGGACCCAAGACCACCTGGGGCCAAGAGCTGGAATCAAATCCGTACGTGCGCCGGGCAGCCGGCCTCAAGCACTAG
- a CDS encoding DUF349 domain-containing protein, translating into MSSTTSNSGPHSFGRVDADGNVWVRDGNNERQVGSYPDGAPEDPLALYVRRFLDLEATVNLFETRLPGLSARDIDSTLQVLREQLVEPAVVGDIDSLRQRVEKLAEVAEARKAEIAVERAQAKEQALAKRTAIVEEAERIAGQDVDKTQWKQSGQKLRELLDEWKEAQRHGPRLDKTTEDGLWKRFSSARTVFDRNRRQFFAALDASQNEAKKLKEALIAEAEAIQLSEDWGPTSMAYRDLMDRWRRAGRAPRKIDDALWARFRAAQQVFFDRRRAHDQENDQRYAADLKVKEALVEQAEALLPIGDLEEAKQKLRAIQDQWEESGRLPNREGAKVEGRLRAVEEAVRQAEEAEWRRSNPETQARAEGMLSQLEDSIAELERELAAAQADGYADQVRDITEALETKRSWLKLVQESMN; encoded by the coding sequence ATGTCGTCTACTACTTCGAACTCTGGACCCCACAGCTTCGGCCGAGTGGATGCAGATGGCAACGTCTGGGTCCGCGACGGCAACAACGAACGTCAGGTGGGCAGCTATCCAGACGGTGCTCCCGAAGATCCGTTGGCGCTGTACGTGCGTCGGTTCCTGGATCTGGAGGCCACCGTCAACCTGTTCGAAACCCGGTTGCCGGGACTGTCGGCGCGCGACATCGATTCGACGCTGCAGGTCCTGCGGGAACAACTGGTCGAGCCGGCGGTAGTGGGCGACATCGATTCCCTGCGTCAGCGGGTTGAGAAGCTGGCCGAGGTGGCCGAGGCGCGGAAGGCCGAGATCGCGGTTGAACGCGCGCAGGCAAAAGAACAGGCTTTGGCTAAGCGCACCGCCATCGTGGAAGAGGCTGAGCGGATTGCCGGCCAGGACGTGGACAAGACCCAGTGGAAACAGTCGGGTCAGAAGCTCCGCGAACTGCTGGATGAGTGGAAAGAGGCCCAGCGTCACGGTCCCCGCCTCGACAAGACTACCGAGGATGGACTGTGGAAACGGTTCTCGTCGGCTCGAACCGTCTTCGACCGCAATCGTCGGCAGTTCTTCGCCGCGCTGGATGCCAGCCAAAACGAAGCCAAGAAGCTGAAGGAAGCTCTGATTGCCGAGGCTGAAGCCATCCAACTGTCGGAAGACTGGGGCCCCACCTCGATGGCCTACCGCGACCTGATGGATCGGTGGCGCCGGGCGGGCCGGGCTCCCCGCAAGATTGATGACGCGCTCTGGGCTCGGTTCCGGGCGGCGCAGCAGGTTTTCTTCGATCGGCGCCGCGCGCACGACCAAGAAAATGACCAGCGCTACGCGGCCGACCTGAAGGTAAAAGAAGCCCTGGTGGAGCAGGCGGAAGCACTCCTCCCGATTGGTGATCTGGAAGAAGCCAAGCAAAAGCTGCGGGCTATTCAGGACCAGTGGGAGGAAAGCGGACGGCTGCCAAACCGCGAAGGCGCCAAGGTGGAAGGTCGGCTTCGGGCCGTGGAAGAGGCCGTTCGGCAGGCGGAAGAGGCTGAGTGGCGTCGGTCCAACCCGGAAACGCAGGCTCGGGCAGAAGGAATGCTCTCCCAACTGGAGGACTCGATTGCCGAGTTGGAACGGGAGTTGGCCGCGGCGCAGGCGGACGGCTACGCCGACCAGGTCCGAGACATCACCGAAGCGCTGGAGACAAAACGATCCTGGCTGAAACTGGTGCAAGAGTCGATGAACTGA